The genomic window GATGCAAAGCGAAGAACCTTACCAGGGCTAGACATGATGGTAGTAGAACCCCGAAAGGGCGACGACCCGTTGAGTCGGGAACCATCACAGGTGCTGCATGGCTGTCGTCAGCTCGTGCCGTGAGGTGTTGGGTTAAGTCCCGCAACGAGCGCAACCCCTGTCCTGTGTTGCACTCTCACAGGAGACAGCCCCCCGCAAGGGGGAGGAAGGTGGGGATGACGTCAAGTCCGCATGGCCCTCACGCCCTGGGCTACACACACGCTACAATGGTGAGGACAACGGGCTGCAATCCCGTGAGGGGGAGCCAATCCCAGCAAACCTCATCTCAGTTGGAATCGGAGGCTGCAACCCGCCTCCGTGAACGCGGAGTCGCTAGTAACCGCAGGTCAGCACCACTGCGGTGAATACGTTCCCGGGCCTTGTACACACCGCCCGTCACGTCATGGAAGCCGGTAACACCTGAAGTCGCCGCGCTAACCCTCGGGAGGCAGGCGCCGAAGGTGGGACTGGTGACTGGGACGAAGTCGTAACAAGGTAGTTGTACCGGAAGGTGCGGCTGGATCACCTCCTTTCTAGGGAGCTTCTCCCCTCACAGGGAGAGATCCTAGGTCGGTGAGGCGCCCCAACCCCGCAAGGGGTCCGCCCCGCTACTCTCACGGGGCCCCATGGGGACCGCTTCTGAGAGCACAACGTTCGGAGCTTCGCCTTCTTTCCACTCTTTCACCGCTAAGGTGTCTTCTTTTGCCCTCCGTTCCCCCTGCGTCTCCTGCCATCCCTCCTCGTCCGCTGCTATCATGCGCGTCAACACGTCCCGCCCGAAGCCCACGCCCCGGCGCGGGCCGGCGCGTCACTGGAGGCGCCATGAAGGTCACCAAAATCACCAGCATACCCGTCCGCGCCGGCGCCTTCGGCGGCTTCTACGTCCGCGTCGACACCGACGCCGGCGTCTACGGCCTCGGCGAAGCCCTCATGGTCCTCGCCGGACAGGCCGTCGCCGCAGCCGTCGACCACCTCTCCGAGCTCGTCGTCGGCGAGGACCCCTTCTCCACCGAGCGCCACTGGCAGCACATGTTCCGCCGCGGCTTCTTCCCCGCCTCCGGCGTCTACTCCTGCGCCATCAGCGCCATAGACATCGCCCTCTGGGACATCAAGGGCAAGGCCCTTGGCATCCCCGTGCACGCGCTCCTCGGCGGCCCCGTCCGCGACAAGGTCATCTGCTACCCCCACTGCCAGGCGCCCTCGACCGATGCGCTCATCGCCAGCTGCGTCGACCACGTCGAGCGCGGCTGGAAGTTCGTCCGGTGGGGCCTGCCCGACAACAGCGGCCTGCACGGCGCCTCCGAGGGCGTTCTCGACCCCGTGAAGGCCGTCGATATCGGCGTCGAGCAGATGGCCCGCGTCCGGGAGGCCGTCGGCCCCGACATTCACCTCGCCTTCGACGTGCACACCCGCCTCGACACCGCCCACGCCGCCGCCTTCTGCCGCCGCGTCGAGGGTTACAACCCCTTCTTCATCGAGGACCCGCTGCGCGCCGAGAACCCGGCCAGCTATCGGACCCTCGCCCGCACCGTCAACGTCCCCATCGCCGCCGGCGAGCAGTGGTCGAACAAGTGGCAGTTCCGCGAGGCCATCGAGGACGAGACCATCAGCTACGCGCGCATCGATCTCTGCGGCGTCGGCGGCATCACGGAAGCGGCCAAGATCACCCACTGGGCGGAGACCCACTACATCGACATCGCCCCCCACAACCCCCTCGGCCCTGTCAGCGCGGCCGCCGGCGTCGCCCTGTGCACAGCGTCGACCAACGTCGGCGTGCTCGAGATGCCGAGGGCGCCGGGCACGTACGAGGCCGACCTGTTTCCCGTCCAGGTCGGCTTCCAGGACGGCTACGCCTTCAGCGAGGGCCGCCCAGGCCTCGGCGTCGAGATCGACATGGACGTGGCCGAAGCCAGGGCGTGGACGCCGAGCGGCTTCTACCCCCGCGTCACCCGCAGCGACGGCGGCCTGAACAACTGGTAGCCCCACAATTGCCCGGCTGCCCGCACACGCGCGCCGCTGCGTGTACACGCCTTGCGCCGTCTGCTATCATTGGGCTACAGGGATATTGTTTATCGTTATGTCAGCGTTTGCTTGAGAGGAGAGCGCAATGGGAGAAATCGTGCTTGGCATCGGAACGTCCCACAGCCCCATGCTCGCCCAGCCGCCGGAGCTCTGGGCCGTGCACGGGCAGAACGACAAGCGGAATCAGGAGCTGGTCTTCCCGCCTGACGGCCTCATCTACCCCTACGAGGAGGCGGCGGAGCGCGCCAACCCCGACATCGCCAGGCTGGTGGACGAAGAGCTCTACAAGAAGCAGCACGCCAACCTCACCAACGCCATCGAGGAACTGGCGAGCAGCCTGCGCGCCGCTAACCCCGATGCCGTCGTCATCATCAGCGACGACCAAGATGAGGTCTTCTTTGAAGACAACATGCCCATGTTCAACATCTACTGGGGCGACACCATTCCCCTCATCGCCCGGACGCCCCCGGACGACGCGCCGCCCGCCGTCAAGGCGATGGCGTGGGGCTACGGCGACGTCTCCATGGACGTCCCCGTCGACACCGCCCTGGCCCGCCACATCATCGAGCACATGATCGACAACGAGTTTGACGTGTCGCACTCCAAGTACCTCAAGGAAGAGTCCGGCGGCTACGTTGCCCGGCGCTACCCCACTCCCAACGGCGAGTCCACCTACGGCCGCATGACGGCCCCCCGCCAGCAGGGCATGCCCCACGGCTTCGCCTATGTCATCAAGCGGCTCATGCACAACGATCCCTTCCCCATCATCCCCGTCTCCCTGAACACCTGCTACCCGCCGAACCAGCCGACCCCGCGCCGCTGCTACGCCTTCGGCCAGCAGATCAAGGCCGCGGTTGACAGCTGGCACAAGGACGCCCGCGTCGCCGTCATCGGCTCCGGCGGCCTCAGCCACTTCGTCGTTGACGAGGAGCTCGACCGCGCCGCCCTCAAGGCGATGGTCGACAACGACGCCGAGACCCTTTCCAACCTCCCGCGACACCGCCTCAACTCCGCCGCCTCTGAGACCCGCAACTGGATCTCCGCCGCCGCGGCCTCCTCACACCTCAAGGGCGAGGTCCTCGCCTACGAGCCCGTCTACCGCACGCCCGCCGGCACCGGCGGCGGCTGGGGCATGGTCCGCTGGAACGGCCACTAGTCCCGATCGACACGGCATAGGAAGGGGCCTCTCCGGCAGCCGGAGAGGCCCCTCTACGTT from Chloroflexota bacterium includes these protein-coding regions:
- a CDS encoding mandelate racemase/muconate lactonizing enzyme family protein, with product MKVTKITSIPVRAGAFGGFYVRVDTDAGVYGLGEALMVLAGQAVAAAVDHLSELVVGEDPFSTERHWQHMFRRGFFPASGVYSCAISAIDIALWDIKGKALGIPVHALLGGPVRDKVICYPHCQAPSTDALIASCVDHVERGWKFVRWGLPDNSGLHGASEGVLDPVKAVDIGVEQMARVREAVGPDIHLAFDVHTRLDTAHAAAFCRRVEGYNPFFIEDPLRAENPASYRTLARTVNVPIAAGEQWSNKWQFREAIEDETISYARIDLCGVGGITEAAKITHWAETHYIDIAPHNPLGPVSAAAGVALCTASTNVGVLEMPRAPGTYEADLFPVQVGFQDGYAFSEGRPGLGVEIDMDVAEARAWTPSGFYPRVTRSDGGLNNW